A window of Kineococcus sp. NBC_00420 genomic DNA:
TCCGGGGAGGTGCGGATCCTCCGCTCCGTCCACGCCGTCGACGCGGGAACCGTCCTGAACCCGGTGCAGTTGCGGGGCCAGGTCGAGGGCGGTGTCGCGCAGGCCATCGGGTCCTCGCTGTTCGAGGAGGTCCGCGTCGGGCCGGACGGTGTCAGCCCGACGGTGTCGTTGCGGGAGTACTACGTCCCCCGGATCGACGACCTGCCCGACACCGAGGTCCGCTACGCCGACACCTACGACACGATCGGCCCGCTCGGGGCGAAGTCGATGAGCGAGGCGCCCTACAACCCCGTCGCCCCCGCTCTGGCGAACGCGATCCGGGACGCGATCGGCGTCCGGTTGTTCGAGCTCCCGATGTCCGCCGACCGCGTCTGGCGAGCCACCCCCGACGCGTGATCCCGCTGGTGGTCCCAGCGGGATCACGGGTCGGTGGGGGTCAGGAGTGGACGGTGGTCCCGCCGAGGTGCAGGTCGGCGTCGGCGGGCAGTCCGTCGTCGACCCGGACGTCGCGGGTGGCGGGTTCCCAGCTCGAGGCCGTCACGGTGTAGTTCCCGCCGGCGACGTCGCTGAACTCGTAGCGGCCGTCGACGTCGGTGGTGGTGACCTCCGCGGCCCGGCCGGTCGCGTCGACGAGGGTCACCGTCGCGCCGGCGTGGGCGGTGGAACCCGCGCCGGCGGTCACGGTCCCGGTCACCCGGCCGCCGCTGCCGAGGAGCAGGTCCACGACGAGCGCCTCGTCGTCCCCGACCTCGGTGGAACGGGCGGTCGGTCGGCTCCGACCGGAGCGGGTCGTGAGCACGTAGGTACCGCCGGACAACCCGTCGAACGTGTACCCACCCTCCGCGTCGGTCGTGGTGGAACCCACGACCCGGCCGGTGACGTCGGTCAGGGTGACGAGGGCGCCGGGGACCCCGGACCTCTCCTGCTGCACCCGGCCGGTGAGCGCGGAACGCCCGGCGAGGGTGACGTCGTGGGTCAGCGCGGAACTCCCGACGGCGACCAGCGTCGCGTGCGGGGACAGGTGCCCGGCCGCCGTGATGAGGAGGTAGGTGCCACCGGTGGGGACGGGGAGTTCGTAGGCGCCGTTCTCGGTGGAGGTTCCGCGCGCGACCTGGCGGCCGGCGGAGTCGGTGAGGGTCAGGACGGCCCCGGCCAACGGTCGGGAACCTCCCGTGGTGACGTTCCCGCGCACCGCGAGGGTCGGGCTGGGCCGCTGCTGCGGGACCGAGGACGGTTCCGGGAGCGCGAGTTTCGTCGGAGTGGTGTCCACGGCGGCCGGTGCCTCCGTCGCCGGCTGGGCGCGCGGGATGAGCGCGGCGATGACCACGGCCAGCAGCGCGGCACCCGACGCGACGATCAGGATGGTCTTGAAACCCCGTTCCGCCGGGATGGCCACGCCCCCGGCGACGACGGCCGAGGAGGCCAGCACCGCGCCGGACACCGCACTGGCGACGGAGGAACCGATCGAGCGGACCAGGGTGTTGAAGCTGTTCGCGGAGGCCGTCTCGCGCACCGGGACGGCGGACATGATGAGCGCGGGCATCGAGCCGTAGGCGAAACCGACGCCGGCGCCGATGATCCCGGTCACGATCGAGAGCTGCCAGACCGCGTCCGTGAAGAACACGCCGACGGCGTAGCCGATCGCGACGACGAGACCGCCGATCATCAGGCTGACCTTGGGTCCGTGGCGACGGGTCACGTTCGCCGAGATCGGCGCGGTCACCATCATGACGAGGCCGGCGGGCAGCATCGCGAGGCCGGCGGTGAGCATCGACTTCCCCAGACCGTAACCGGTCTGCGTCGGCAGCTGGATGATCTGCGGGATGACCAGCGACATCGCGAACATGGCGAAACCGAGGGCGACGGAGGCGAGGTTCGTCAGCAGGACCTGCGGACGGGCGGTGGTGCGCAGGTCCACGAGGGGTTCGCGGCTGCGCAGTTCCCAGAAGCCCCAGAGCACGGCGAGGACGGTGCCGCCGATGAGGCAGGCCAGCGTCTCGCCGCTCGCCCAGCCCCAGTCCCTGCCCTTGGAGACACCGAGCAGGATCGCGACGAGGGTCACGGACAGGCCGACCGCGCCCAGCAGGTCGATCCGTCCGCCGTGGGCACCGGCCGCGGACGGGATGAGGGTCAGGACGAGCACGAACACGATCGCGCCGAGCCCGCCCGCGACCCAGAACAGCCAGTGCCAGTCGAGGTTGTCGGCGATGAGCGCGGCGCCCGGCAGACCGAGGGCGCCACCGACACCGAGCGAGGCGCTCATGAGCGCGGTGGCCGGCCCCAGCTTCTCGGCGGGCAGGATGTCACGCATCAGGCTGATGCCGAGCGGGATCACGCCGGCGGCGAAACCCTGGAGGGCCCGGCCGACGATCATCGGCGTGAGGCTGTCGGAGAGGGCGCAGACGACGGAACCGATGACCATCGCGGCGAGGCTCGCGAGCAGCAGTGGCCGCTTGCCGAACATGTCGCCGAGGCGGCCGGCGATCGGGGTGGCGACCGCGCCGGCGAGCAGCGTGGCGGTGATCGCCCAGGAGGCGTTGGACGCCGAGGTCCCGAGGTAGACCGGGAGCTGACCCACGATCGGGATGACCAGGGTCTGCATGAGGGCGACGGAGATGCCGCCGAGGGCGAGGATCGCGACGATCACGCCGACGGGGCGTTCGGCGTGCCCGGGGGAGGCGGGGGCGGGTGCTGCTGCGGACATCGGGGTCCTTCAATCGTCGAGTTAAGTCAAATGCTTGACTTAGTTGAG
This region includes:
- a CDS encoding MFS transporter encodes the protein MSAAAPAPASPGHAERPVGVIVAILALGGISVALMQTLVIPIVGQLPVYLGTSASNASWAITATLLAGAVATPIAGRLGDMFGKRPLLLASLAAMVIGSVVCALSDSLTPMIVGRALQGFAAGVIPLGISLMRDILPAEKLGPATALMSASLGVGGALGLPGAALIADNLDWHWLFWVAGGLGAIVFVLVLTLIPSAAGAHGGRIDLLGAVGLSVTLVAILLGVSKGRDWGWASGETLACLIGGTVLAVLWGFWELRSREPLVDLRTTARPQVLLTNLASVALGFAMFAMSLVIPQIIQLPTQTGYGLGKSMLTAGLAMLPAGLVMMVTAPISANVTRRHGPKVSLMIGGLVVAIGYAVGVFFTDAVWQLSIVTGIIGAGVGFAYGSMPALIMSAVPVRETASANSFNTLVRSIGSSVASAVSGAVLASSAVVAGGVAIPAERGFKTILIVASGAALLAVVIAALIPRAQPATEAPAAVDTTPTKLALPEPSSVPQQRPSPTLAVRGNVTTGGSRPLAGAVLTLTDSAGRQVARGTSTENGAYELPVPTGGTYLLITAAGHLSPHATLVAVGSSALTHDVTLAGRSALTGRVQQERSGVPGALVTLTDVTGRVVGSTTTDAEGGYTFDGLSGGTYVLTTRSGRSRPTARSTEVGDDEALVVDLLLGSGGRVTGTVTAGAGSTAHAGATVTLVDATGRAAEVTTTDVDGRYEFSDVAGGNYTVTASSWEPATRDVRVDDGLPADADLHLGGTTVHS